GCCGAAGTACCTCCAGATCGCAGATGACCTAGCGGCGCAGATCCGCTCAGGTGTCCTGGCTCCTGGTGACGCAGTACCCAGTGAAGCCGAGCTGATGGAGCGGTACGGCGTCGCTTCCGGCACGGTGCGGAAGGCCGTGGCCGAGCTGCGGACGACCCAGCTGATCGAGACCCACCACGGGCGTGGCTCGTTCGTGCGATCCCGGCCTCCGGTGCAGCGCAAGTCGTCCGACCGTTTCCGGCGGGCCCACCGGCTGGCGGGCAAGGCTGCATACCTGGCTGAGGCGGAGCAGTCGGGCGGCGTCCCGTCCGTGAACGTCCTCTTCGTCGGCCCGGTGGATGCGCCGGCGGACATCGCGGAACGGCTCGACGTCCCCGCCGGGGCCAAGGTGCTGGCACGCAAGCGCCGGTACTTCCGGGACGGGACGCCCACCGAAGAAGCGACGTCCTACCTGCCGTGGGACGTGGTGAAGGACATCCCGGAGATGTTCGCCGAGAACCCGGGTGGAGGGGGGATCTATGCCCGCCTGGAGGAGCAGGGGCATGTGCTCTCGGAGTTCACCGAGACGGTGCGGGCGCGGCTGGCCACGAAGGCTGAGACGGGCGCGCTCGCGCTGAGCCCTGGTGCACCGGTGATCCACCTGATCAGGAACGCCACGACCGCCGCCGGCGTCGTCGTGGAGGTCTGCGACACCGTCATGGCCGCTGACCAGTTCGTTCTGGACTACCGGTTCGCCGCGCGCGACTGACGGCCGCTCAACTCTCGCAACCCGCCGCAAGATTCCTTCTCGCGGCGGGTTGACTCATGTACAGGAGTCGGGCACTCTTCTATCCATCAGCTCATGTACATGAGTGCATGAGGCCACCTCCTTTAGAGGAGTTGCACGATGGCTACCTTCAAGATCGATACTTCGACCGCGTTCGTGTTCGTGGTCGTCCCGCCGGCGCCGAAGTTGGTGAACAAGCAGACGGGCGAGATCGCCATCGACCGGGAGACCGGCGCGAAGCTGCTGACCGTGGGCCTGACGGTCGCGGACGACGGTGAGGCGAACCTCTACACCGTCACGGTGCCGGAGACCGGCATCTCGGAGGGTCTGGCGGTCGGAATGCCGGTCGCGGTGACCGCGCTCAAGGCCCGTGACTGGGAGAACGAGTTCAACGGCCAGAAGCGGCACGGGATCTCGTTCCGCGCGATGGCGATCACCTCCCTCGCTCCGGCCCGGGGCTGAGCGCGATGTCCGAGCTGCTGACTCTGGCCGAGGTGGGCGGTCCGCTGGCGGCCGTCGCCGGTGGCGCCGCGTACGCCCGGGTGAAGGCCCCGGCGGTGTACTGGTCGGCGATCGGCCTGCCGGCCACTGCGGTCCGGTTCTCCGCGACGTACGGCAGCACCATGGACGCCTGCGGGCTCACGGTGGCGCCGTCCCGGTTGCGGGTGCTGGTCACCCGGGCGACCACCCGCCGCGAGATCCGCCCGGTCCCGCCGAGGATCCGCCGGGTCCGTCCGACCTCGACGGGCCTCCGGGTCCGCCTGCGGCTGGCGCCCGGTCAGGAACCGGCGGACGTGGCGGCCTCGGCGGAGCGTCTTCGCCACGCCTGGGGCGTGCACGCCGTCCACGTCACCATCGTGAAGCCCGGTGTGGTGGAGCTGCGGATGACCGGTTTCGACGTGCTCCGCAAGGTACGGATGCCGCGCCGCCTGCCGGCCGGTGACCTGCTGGTGCCGGTCGCGCTGCGGGACGACGGTACGGCCTTCGTCCGGGACTACCAGGCCATCCCGCACTGCCTGACCCTGGGCGCGACGCTGACCGGCAAGTCCGTGTACATGCGCAACCTGATCACCGGCCTCGCCCGGCGCAGGGTCGCGCTGGTCGGCATCGACTGCAAGCTCGGTGTCGAACAGGCGCCGTTCGCCCCGCGCCTGTCGGCGCTGGCCACCGACCCGCAGCAGGCAAGTGACCTGCTGGACAAGCTCGTTGAGGAAATGGAGGCCCGCTACGACCTGATCCGTGACCACCAGGGTGTTCCCGGTGCGGTGGCGGACGAGGAGATCACCTCCGACGTGTGGGGGCTGCCGGCGGAGCTTCGGCCGGTGCCGCTGGTCCTGATCGTGGACGAGGTCGCGGAGCTGTTCCTCGTCGCGACCCGCAAGGACGAGGACCGGCGGGACCACATGGTCACCCAGTTGATCCGCCTCGCCCAACTGGGCCGCGCCGCTGGGGTGTTCCTGGAGGTCTGCGGCCAGCGCTTCGGCTCCGAGCTGGGCAGGGGAGCGACGATGCTCCGCGCTCAGCTCACCGGCCGCGTCGTCCACCGGGTCAACGACCGGCCGACCGCTGAGATGGGGCTCGGCGACATCTCCCCGGAGGCGGTCTTCGCCGCGACGCAGATCGCCCCCGAGATGCCCGGCGTGGCGGTGGCCGGCGACTCCTCCGGCGGCTGGTCCCGCATCCGCACCCCCGACCTGTCCCTCGCCGACGCCGCCCGCGTCTGCCGCGAGACCGCGCACCTGACACCCGACCTGCCCGCCCTCGCCGCCTTCCGGCCCGCCTTCGCGACCGTGCCCGCCCCGGCCGGCGGCCCCTCCCTGGTCAAGCCCCGCCCCGTCACCGGCTGACCCACCCCGCACCCCGGCCGGCGCGACCGCCTCCGCGCCACGTCCCTACCCCCGCCATGCCCGACGCCGGAAGGAACCCACCCCGTGCCCACCAAGAGGACCACCCGGACCAAGACCGCCCCGCCGAAGTGCGCCGGCTGTGCCGGTGAGGGCTGGGTCAAGGAGACCCACACCGTCGGCCGGGGCAAGAAGTCCCGCCCCGCCGGTGAGGTCGAGGTCCTGTGCCCGACCTGCCTCGGCTCCGGCACCGCCGCCGAACAGCTCCCCTGACCGCCGGAACCGGGCGGACGCCCGCCCCCTTGGCCCGCCCGGGCCCGGCCCCAACTCCCCTGGAAGGAGGACCCCTCCGATGCGCCTGTTCCGCCCGGACGCCGTGCTCGTGCAAGCCGCCATCGCCGGCGCCCTGTCCTTCGCCCACCTCCACGACCTCGCCTCCGCTGCCGGACAGAACGGCTGGAAGGCCTGGGCCTATCCCGTCTCCGTCGACCTGCTGCTCGTCGCCGCCTGGCACCGCATGCGGACCCTGCGCGCCGCCGGCATCCCGGCCCCGGCCGCCTGGACCTGGTTCGCCATCGCCCTGGCCGCCTCCCTGGGCGCGAACGTCGCCACCGCCGGACTCCTCGACCTCGGGCACGTCCCGCCGTGGCTGCGGATCCTCGTCGCCGGCTGGCCCGCCCTCGCCTTCTTCGGCGGCACCCTCCTCGCCCACACCACCACCGCGACCACCACCGTCCGCCCCGCCGAACCCGACACCGCCCCCGAACCGGACCTCCCGCTCTACGAACCCGCACCGCCCCTCGCCCCGACAACCGCCCCGGTGGCCGAGCCCGACCCGCCCGCCGTCGAAGCACCCGAACCCGTCCCGGCTCTCCCGCCCGCCCCGACACCCGTTCCGGTCCCGGTGGTGGCGGTGCCCGCCGCGCTGATCGACCACGCCCGCAAGGTCGCCGACGACCACCACGCCCGCACCGGCACCCCCATCGACCCGGACACCCTGCGCGCCCGGCTCGGCGTCCCCGCGCACTTCGCCGACGCCATCGCCGCCCAACTCACCTGACCGGAGGAACCCACATGCCGCGTCCGATCCGCCCCCGCAACAGCCTGCGCATCGGCCCCGTCCAGGTCGCCAGCTACTACGACGGCCGGGGCCGCGAGAAGCACACCGCCGTCTGCACCGCCCCGCGCTGCGGCTTCTCCGCCGACTACGACTCCCGCCCCGCCGCCGAGATCGCCGCCCGCACCCACCGCTGCACCGTCCGCTGACAGGAGACCTACCCCGTGAACGTCACCCTGCCCCTGGTCGTCGTCCTCGGCGCCGCCACCTGGACCGCCGTCAAGCTCCTCGGCATCCGCCTCTGGGTCGCCGCCCTCATCGCCCTCTTCGGCTTCTACCTCGCCGGCACCTTCCTCGCCCCCGTCATCGAGGAGACCACCCGCACCGGCGTCAACGCCGTCACCACGAAGTGAACGGAGCAACCGCCATGACCAGCAACCTCCTGACGCTCCCTCCGCTCCGCCTCACCCCGGACGCCTCCGGTCTCATCGCCGAGATTGAGGCCTACCTCGCCTCCCTCCCCGCCCCGGCCCGCCGCGCCGTCCCGTACGTCTGCCCGCTCGGCTCCACCGTCCAGCCCTGGAACGCCGGCCACCCCGTCCCGCGGCTGGGCGTGCTGGATCGGATCGCCCGCCGCCCGGCCCGTCCGGTCCCGGTGACCGCCGCTGATCACCTGCGGCTCGCCTCCCGCTACATCGCCGCCCACGGCTGGGTGCAGGGCGCCCTGTGGGACACCGCCGGCCGCGTCTGCCTCCTCGGCGCACAGGCCGCCGTCCTCGCCCACGGCTACGGCACCCCCGCCACCGTCACCACCGCCCGCGTCCAGGTCATGGAGATCCTGCACGCCACCGGACGCCCGGTCACCTCCCCGGACGACTACAACGACCGCCCCACCACCCGCCAGGCGGACATCCACCAACTGCTCGACCGGGCCTCGGCCCGCGCGCTCTCCCTCGGTCTCTGACCGGTCCCCGGGGCGGCCCGACACCGCCAAGCATCCCGCCGCCCCCGGGCCCGCAACCCGCTTCGCACCGGAAGTGATTGACGGGACTTGAACCCGTCACTCACCCGGGCGCCCGGACCCGCACCGGAAGGACTCGCACCATGGACCTCGCCCCGATCCTCGCCGCCGCCGGCGTGCCCCTGGTCGGCTGGACCAGCCACAGCACCTGGCTCTACCGCCGGCTCGCCACCGCCCGCCGCGACCCGCTCACCGGCCTGCACACCCGCGACGGCTTCACCGCCCGAGCCGAACACCTGGTCCGCTCCCAGCCCGACCGCACGACGGTCCTGCTCATCGACCTGGACGACTTCAAGGCCGTCAACGACACCCACGGCCACGCCGCCGGCGACGTCGTTCTCACGGCCACCGCGAACCGGCTCTCCGCCTGGTGCGGACCCCACGGCCTCGCCGCCCGCCTCGGCGGGGACGAGTTCGCCGTCGTCGTCCTGGACGCCACCGCCGAACGCCTGGAACGGCTGAGCGCTGCTCTTACAACGCAGATGTCGCTGGTTGGCCGGCAGATCCCCGTCGGCGCCTCCATCGGCGTCTGCCACCTGGCCGACCTGCCGGTGCCCTCGC
The sequence above is drawn from the Kitasatospora sp. NBC_00315 genome and encodes:
- a CDS encoding GntR family transcriptional regulator; the encoded protein is MASDPASTAKPKYLQIADDLAAQIRSGVLAPGDAVPSEAELMERYGVASGTVRKAVAELRTTQLIETHHGRGSFVRSRPPVQRKSSDRFRRAHRLAGKAAYLAEAEQSGGVPSVNVLFVGPVDAPADIAERLDVPAGAKVLARKRRYFRDGTPTEEATSYLPWDVVKDIPEMFAENPGGGGIYARLEEQGHVLSEFTETVRARLATKAETGALALSPGAPVIHLIRNATTAAGVVVEVCDTVMAADQFVLDYRFAARD
- a CDS encoding FtsK/SpoIIIE domain-containing protein, encoding MSELLTLAEVGGPLAAVAGGAAYARVKAPAVYWSAIGLPATAVRFSATYGSTMDACGLTVAPSRLRVLVTRATTRREIRPVPPRIRRVRPTSTGLRVRLRLAPGQEPADVAASAERLRHAWGVHAVHVTIVKPGVVELRMTGFDVLRKVRMPRRLPAGDLLVPVALRDDGTAFVRDYQAIPHCLTLGATLTGKSVYMRNLITGLARRRVALVGIDCKLGVEQAPFAPRLSALATDPQQASDLLDKLVEEMEARYDLIRDHQGVPGAVADEEITSDVWGLPAELRPVPLVLIVDEVAELFLVATRKDEDRRDHMVTQLIRLAQLGRAAGVFLEVCGQRFGSELGRGATMLRAQLTGRVVHRVNDRPTAEMGLGDISPEAVFAATQIAPEMPGVAVAGDSSGGWSRIRTPDLSLADAARVCRETAHLTPDLPALAAFRPAFATVPAPAGGPSLVKPRPVTG
- a CDS encoding DUF2637 domain-containing protein, translating into MRLFRPDAVLVQAAIAGALSFAHLHDLASAAGQNGWKAWAYPVSVDLLLVAAWHRMRTLRAAGIPAPAAWTWFAIALAASLGANVATAGLLDLGHVPPWLRILVAGWPALAFFGGTLLAHTTTATTTVRPAEPDTAPEPDLPLYEPAPPLAPTTAPVAEPDPPAVEAPEPVPALPPAPTPVPVPVVAVPAALIDHARKVADDHHARTGTPIDPDTLRARLGVPAHFADAIAAQLT
- a CDS encoding mobile element transfer protein, giving the protein MPRPIRPRNSLRIGPVQVASYYDGRGREKHTAVCTAPRCGFSADYDSRPAAEIAARTHRCTVR
- a CDS encoding GGDEF domain-containing protein, with the protein product MDLAPILAAAGVPLVGWTSHSTWLYRRLATARRDPLTGLHTRDGFTARAEHLVRSQPDRTTVLLIDLDDFKAVNDTHGHAAGDVVLTATANRLSAWCGPHGLAARLGGDEFAVVVLDATAERLERLSAALTTQMSLVGRQIPVGASIGVCHLADLPVPSLTDALAAADRDMYSHKPDGRTSRRR